TTATTGGCGAGATCCCGATGAAACAGAACCGGTCTTCCTCGCTTCGGAGATTTCCCATTTCTCGGATTTACCGGGATACTGCTCCGCATTCTCCGTTTCCGGGTATTGGATCGGATCTCTTGCGAGTCGAAGGCTGCGTCGGCGGTGATGACCGATGGTTTTGCATCTATCCCGGGAATCTCGAATGCGGCCCCGGTTGGTTCATAGAGCTGAGAATCATGGACATTCGCCGGAGCGACTGAACAGGCCAAAGGGAGACCGTTCTGATCGACCAGGGCGCTGAGCTCATTCCCGTTTACCTTTTTGTAGCCATCGTAGCCGATAACTCTCCCTTTGTATGAAAATCCATGAGGGGAGTTGGTGGCCTTTACTTCCTCACCCCCTCCCGGCACGGCTCTGCTTCTCATGTGTTTATACCACATACCCAGCATTCGGCAACACCGCTACCGCCTCTTCGATAGACAGCGCCGGCACCGCGGACCGTGCTGGGAGTTACACCGATTTCTTCAGACCGGGTTCAACGTATCGTTTCCGGTTCATCAGCAGATGCCACAGAATGCAGAGGATCTTCCGGGCAAGGGCGAAAACGGCCTTATTCCCACCCCTGCGATAGGTGATGCGCCGGAAGAAGCGGGAGAACACCGTATCCTTTGCTCTACTTGCTGCCTGTGCAGCCTGCACCAGAATCCACCGGAGATGCTTTGACCCGCGTTTCGTGATCCGTCCGGTGACCAGTGTGTCAGCAGACTGATACACCGACGGTGCCATGCCTGCCCAGGAGACGAGACGATCTGCCGAGGCAAAATCCCGAACATCTCCCACTTCGGCAAGAATGGTCTTTGCAGCGATGCTGCTGATGCCCGGGATCGAGATACAGATCGCGATATGCTCGGCGTGGTCGTCATCGAGCAATGCAACGATGCAAGGATGAGGGATTCGTGATAAGCGATCGTATCCTCGATCTCATCGAATAGTGTCAACTGAGTCTTCAGGAGATGCAGCTGCAGGGGAGAGAGGGAGGTCTCCTGCAGCACTTCCCGGATCGAATCGACACGACGGCGGATCCGGGGAGAGGGGAGAGTCGAGAGGGGGATTTCCAGATCTTTCTTTTCTGCAATCCCCTGGAGCAGATAATACCCGTATTTCCCGAAGAGATCATTGAGCACGGGTTTCAGCCGGATCCCGGCACTGTCCAGGATCTTGTGGATCCGGTTCTTGATGGTCGTCCGGGTCTGCACCAGAACCTCACGGTTTCGCATAAGATCCCGGAACTCTCGGTCTCTCCGAGGAAAGATACGTGAAGGCTTGATCAAGCCGTTGAGTGCGAATTCGGCGATCCATTGGGAATCTTTCAGATCGGTCTTTCGTCCGGGAATACTCTTGATCTGATAGGCATTGGCAACAATAACCCGAATATCCGACTCAAGGATCCGGTAGAGCTTGTACCAATAGATGCCGGAGGATTCGAAGGCGATGAGGTCGCATCCCTCTGTCAGGACAAGGTCTTTTAAGGCGAGAATCCCTCAGAAGTATGGCGGAAGCGATGGTGGGAGCACTCTCCAGATCGTGACAGGATGCAGACTTGGAGGAACTCCTTGTGGACATCAATTCCGCACACTTTCGTTCGTTCATTCATAACTCCTCAAAGTTGGGGTAGATCCAGAATTCTTCAGGAGCAATTTTGTATCCGCATTCTCCGATGCATGTATGCTTCCGAGACGGTGGACTGGCTAGTTTTCGCACGGGATCGGATCCCAGAAAGGGGTCAGCCTTCTCTACCCCTTGAAAAATTGCCATCCGAATATTTTAATCCTGTATGCTTGCTGCCCAGAAGGCATCATGAGGGTTTTTCACGAAAATTGGCTTGGTATCGGTGATGCAGTGGACGAGATCGAGCTTCTGCAGATCTAAGCCGGCCTGCAGCAGGACCAGGAAGATCGCCGGATACTCTCCCCGTTTACAGAGTTCGAGGTGGTACAGGTGTACCGTCGGTTTGGTGCCGTACTGCTCGGGAACATCATCCCATGCATACCCCGTGGTCAGGACGTAGAGGATGCCGTTAATGAGGGATCGGGGATCCCGCCGGGGCCGATCGATGTGCGGTTTCTGGCGGGGCAGGAGGTTCCGAAGAATTTCCCAGAGATCGTCGTCGATTTCCCGAAATGCAATGCCCAGGGCTTAGGGTTCGAAAGGGCCTTATAATTTTGGGATGTCTCCATTATCTGCAATTAAACCAAAGAAATGCTTTTTAATTTTTTCTAAGTCAAAATCAATTCTTGCCCGTTCTAAGGCGTTGTTTTGGAATTTATTTCTAATACTATCATCCTCCAGCAAAGTAACAATACCATCAGCAAGAGATTTTGGATTTTCCTCGTCTACAACCAGTCCACAGTTATAAGTGCGGAAATACCATGACACGAATGAATCCTTCGGAGCATGAACAAGAATCGGAGTGCCAGATGCAAGATATTCGCCCATTTTTCCTGGTGCGGACGTATTAATAACCTCTTTTCCGTAAGAGGAATTCATTGAGAGGGGTAAAAATAATATATCAGCCTCTGCTTGAATTTGGGGAATCAAATGATCCGATATGGGTGGGTTTATGGCCACATGCGGGCCTTTAATCCCTTCTTTTTGTAGATGGGACATTCTTTGTACCGTATATATTTGCAAAGTGATATCTTCTCTTTTAAGAAGCCTAATTGCTTCGATTAAATTTCTGAAAGCGGCATAGTGCGCTTCGTAAATATGGCCGGTATAAAGAATCATTTTGCCGTTGCTCAAAGCACTCTTCGAAAAGCCTGATCGGGCATATCGAGATAAATCGCATGGATTATGCAGTACGATGTCATTCACCTTGAATTTTTTATAGAAATTAGCCAAAAATTCGTTTGGAAAAATTACACCAGCTGCAGCCTCAAGAATTTGTTGCTCATATCTTTGTGCAAAGATCTTTAATTGAGGTTGTATCCATTGATTTGAATAATGGTCAAACATATACACAAAATATGGGACTTTCAATTCTGTACAGCTTAAATGAACTGCTGGGAGATTGAATAGGTCTGCTGTACAAACAACTACCCGCTCGGAGCTTTCTTTTTTAATTATACTCTTTATCTGCTTTTTTCTCAAGGCTAAAAAGGTTGATAGAACTAAAGAAGATGCACCAACCCTGCCGCTTGCGCTGATGATACATCTTATCATTTGCTGTTCTGGTTGAAGAAAATGATATTTCGCGGGTAAATATTCAGTTATTCTGGGGGTATACCTGTAATGGTAATAATCACGTTGAGTAATTAATGAGTATTTTTCAGCAGGGTAATCTTTTAAAAGATTATACAGTACGATAGCTTGACCCGAAGCTGAAGGGGGCAAAGCGGAAGATATCAGGGTGAACTTCATCGAATTCCTCATTGGTTGTCTTGCAGACATAATGTGCTCTTAATATTATATCTCTTTTACAATGTTGAGCAACGCATTCTCCCTGCAACCCGGCGGATAATTCTGCATTATTTTTTCTCTTGCTTTTTTTCCATTCTCTGAAGTAATTGCAAGTAGAATCGCCTCTTCTGGTGAATATTGGGGTATCTCGTAGCCAACTCCTGATATCAGTTCGGGCATATTCCCGGCTGTCCTGCAGACAGGAACACATTCACATAACATAGATTCAGCAATCGAGCATCCGAAGGATTCTGAATAAGAGAATTGGCAATATACTTTAGTTTTCTGATATAATTTGATTAATTCATCCTGAGAAATTG
This Methanomicrobiales archaeon DNA region includes the following protein-coding sequences:
- a CDS encoding glycosyltransferase, which translates into the protein MKFTLISSALPPSASGQAIVLYNLLKDYPAEKYSLITQRDYYHYRYTPRITEYLPAKYHFLQPEQQMIRCIISASGRVGASSLVLSTFLALRKKQIKSIIKKESSERVVVCTADLFNLPAVHLSCTELKVPYFVYMFDHYSNQWIQPQLKIFAQRYEQQILEAAAGVIFPNEFLANFYKKFKVNDIVLHNPCDLSRYARSGFSKSALSNGKMILYTGHIYEAHYAAFRNLIEAIRLLKREDITLQIYTVQRMSHLQKEGIKGPHVAINPPISDHLIPQIQAEADILFLPLSMNSSYGKEVINTSAPGKMGEYLASGTPILVHAPKDSFVSWYFRTYNCGLVVDEENPKSLADGIVTLLEDDSIRNKFQNNALERARIDFDLEKIKKHFFGLIADNGDIPKL
- a CDS encoding transposase gives rise to the protein MLDDDHAEHIAICISIPGISSIAAKTILAEVGDVRDFASADRLVSWAGMAPSVYQSADTLVTGRITKRGSKHLRWILVQAAQAASRAKDTVFSRFFRRITYRRGGNKAVFALARKILCILWHLLMNRKRYVEPGLKKSV
- a CDS encoding transposase is translated as MRSRAVPGGGEEVKATNSPHGFSYKGRVIGYDGYKKVNGNELSALVDQNGLPLACSVAPANVHDSQLYEPTGAAFEIPGIDAKPSVITADAAFDSQEIRSNTRKRRMRSSIPVNPRNGKSPKRGRPVLFHRDLAN